Proteins encoded together in one Lathamus discolor isolate bLatDis1 chromosome 3, bLatDis1.hap1, whole genome shotgun sequence window:
- the CALHM1 gene encoding calcium homeostasis modulator protein 1 → MDKFRMIFQFLQSNQESFMNGICGIMALASTQIYSAFDFNCPCLPRYNLAYGLGILLVPPFILFLLGFVLNNNVSMLAEEWRRPQGQRGKDPAVLRYMFCSMAQRAMIAPVVWVSVTLLDGKCITCAFCTSVPVETLGNASHPSLSQRDIKRVLARIPCKDIYDGQELIANEVAVRYLRCISQALGWCFVLLMTMLAFLVRSLRPCFTQAAFLKSRYWSHYIDIERKLFDETCTEHAKSFAKVCIQQFFEGMSTDLVAAHCHLPRKAPEDAGEATEKLLGITDWDTMNMALKSWHRCKPPLHLHPPALPSGNGWAGEGQHPVHPPVPRREMAAYYSWV, encoded by the exons ATGGACAAGTTTCGGATGATCTTCCAGTTTCTCCAGTCCAACCAGGAGTCCTTCATGAATGGCATCTGTGGGATCATGGCCCTGGCCAGCACCCAGATATACTCAGCTTTTGATTTCAACTGCCCCTGCCTGCCACGCTACAACCTGGCCTATGGGCTGGGCATCCTCCTGGTGCCCCCCTTCATCTTGTTCCTGCTGGGCTTTGTGCTGAACAACAACGTCTCCATGCTGGCGGAGGAATGGAGGCGGCCCCAGGGCCAGCGAGGGAAGGACCCGGCCGTCCTGCGCTACATGTTCTGCTCCATGGCGCAGCGGGCCATGATCGCCCCCGTGGTCTGGGTCTCGGTGACGCTGCTAGATGGCAAGTGCATCACTTGTGCCTTCTGCACCTCAGTGCCCGTGGAGACCCTGGGCAATGCCAGCCACCCCAGCCTCTCCCAGAGGGACATAAAGCGGGTCCTTGCCCGCATTCCCTGCAAGGACATCTATGATGGGCAGGAGCTCATCGCCAATGAAGTGGCTGTCAGGTACCTGCGCTGCATCTCACAG GCTCTGGGCTGGTGCTTTGTGCTGCTGATGACCATGCTGGCTTTCTTGGTCAGATCCCTCCGGCCCTGCTTCACTCAAGCCGCCTTCCTGAAGAGCAGGTACTGGTCCCACTACATCGACATCGAGCGGAAGCTGTTCGATGAGACATGCACGGAGCACGCCAAGAGCTTTGCCAAGGTCTGCATCCAGCAGTTCTTTGAGGGCATGAGCACAGACCTGGTGGCTGCTCACTGCCACCTGCCCAGGAAAGCCCCCGAAGATGCAGGGGAAGCCACTGAGAAGCTCTTGGGCATCACCGACTGGGACACCATGAACATGGCCCTGAAGAGCTGGCACCGATGCAAGCCCCCGCTGCACCTCCATCCGCCTGCCCTCCCCAGTGGCAATGGCTGGGCAGGAGAAGGGCAGCACCCAGTGCACCCGCCTGTGCCCCGAAGGGAGATGGCTGCCTACTACAGCTGGGTGTGA
- the CALHM2 gene encoding calcium homeostasis modulator protein 2 has protein sequence MAALIAENFRFLSLFFKSKDVMIFNGLVALGTVGSEELFSVVAFNCPCSPARNYIYGLAAIGVPALALFLIGVIWNNHTWNLVAECHKRGIKNFSAAATFLLFGSIMGRAAVAPVTWSVISLLRGEAYICALSEFVRPSSLDKFPAEYGADVLARFPCKDVPANLTKFRDEVTRRLRYESQLFGWLLIGIVAVLVFLTKCLKHCCSPLSYRQEAYWAQYRSNEDKLFRRTAEVHSRILAAKNVKQFFGFVALDKEEKELVQEFPVEGVQPSPQWNAITGVYIYRENKGFPLYSRLHKWAKGVEGNGPSPEGHEMLFLAS, from the exons ATGGCCGCTCTCATTGCTGAGAACTTCCGCTTCCTCTCCTTGTTCTTCAAGAGCAAAGACGTGATGATCTTCAATGGTTTGGTGGCCCTGGGCACGGTGGGGAGCGAGGAGCTCTTCTCTGTTGTTGCCTTCAACTgcccctgctcccctgcccgcAACTACATCTATGGGCTGGCTGCCATTGGTGTCCCAGCTCTGGCCCTCTTCCTCATTGGCGTCATCTGGAACAACCACACCTGGAATCTGGTGGCCGAGTGCCACAAGCGTGGCATCAAGAACTTCTCTGCGGCTgccaccttcctcctctttgGTTCCATCATGGGCCGGGCAGCCGTGGCACCCGTCACCTGGTCGGTCATCTCGCTGCTGCGCGGGGAGGCTTACATCTGCGCCCTCAGCGAGTTTGTCAGGCCATCCTCCTTGGACAAGTTCCCAGCTGAGTATGGGGCTGATGTGCTGGCCAGGTTCCCCTGTAAAGATGTGCCGGCAAACCTCACCAAGTTCAGGGACGAGGTGACGCGGAGGCTGAGATACGAGTCCCAG cTCTTCGGCTGGCTGCTCATCGGCATCGTTGCAGTCCTGGTTTTCCTCACCAAGTGCCTGAAGCACTGCTGCTCACCGCTGAGCTACCGGCAGGAGGCTTACTGGGCCCAGTACCGCTCCAACGAGGACAAGCTCTTCCGACGCACAGCCGAGGTCCACTCCAGGATCCTGGCAGCCAAGAACGTGAAGCAATTCTTCGGCTTTGTGGCACTGgacaaggaggagaaggagctggtgcaggagtTCCCAGTGGAAGGCGTGCAGCCAAGCCCCCAGTGGAATGCCATCACAGGTGTCTACATCTACCGGGAGAACAAGGGCTTCCCGCTCTACAGCCGGCTCCACAAATGGGCCAAAGGGGTGgaagggaatggaccaagcccGGAAGGCCATGAAATGCTCTTTTTGGCTTCCTAA